In a single window of the Callithrix jacchus isolate 240 chromosome 1, calJac240_pri, whole genome shotgun sequence genome:
- the MAPK11 gene encoding mitogen-activated protein kinase 11, with amino-acid sequence MSRPRAGFYRQELNKTVWEVPQRLQGLRPVGSGAYGSVCSAYDARLRQKVAVKKLSRPFQSLIHARRTYRELRLLKHLKHENVIGLLDVFTPATSIEDFTEVYLVTTLMGADLNNIVKCQALSDEHVQFLVYQLLRGLKYIHSAGIIHRDLKPSNVAVNEDCELRILDFGLARQADEEMTGYVATRWYRAPEIMLNWMHYNQTVDIWSVGCIMAELLQGKALFPGSDYIDQLKRIMEVVGTPSPEVLAKISSEHARTYIQSLPPMPQKDLSSIFHGANPLAIDLLGRMLVLDSDQRVSAAEALAHAYFSQYHDPEDEPEAEPYDESVEAKERTVEEWKELTYQEVLSFKPPEPPKPPGSLEIEQ; translated from the exons ATGTCGCGCCCTCGCGCCGGCTTCTACCGGCAGGAGCTGAACAAGACCGTGTGGGAGGTGCCGCAGCGGCTGCAGGGTCTGCGCCCGGTGGGCTCCGGCGCCTACGGCTCCGTCTG TTCGGCCTACGACGCGCGGCTGCGCCAGAAGGTGGCGGTGAAGAAGCTGTCGCGCCCCTTCCAGTCGCTGATCCACGCGCGCAGGACGTACCGGGAGCTGCGGCTGCTCAAGCACCTGAAGCACGAGAAC GTCATTGGGCTTCTGGATGTCTTCACGCCGGCCACGTCCATCGAGGACTTCACCGAAGT GTACTTGGTGACCACCCTGATGGGCGCCGACCTGAACAACATCGTCAAGTGCCAGGCGCTGAGCGACGAGCACGTTCAGTTCCTGGTTTACCAGCTGCTGCGCGGGCTGAAG TACATCCACTCGGCCGGGATCATCCACCGG GACCTGAAGCCCAGCAACGTGGCTGTGAACGAGGACTGTGAGCTCAGG ATCCTGGACTTCGGGTTGGCCCGCCAGGCAGACGAAGAGATGACGGGCTACGTGGCCACGCGCTGGTACCGGGCCCCTGAAATCATGCTCAACTGGATGCATTACAACCAGACAG TGGACATCTGGTCTGTGGGCTGCATCATGGCTGAGCTACTCCAGGGCAAGGCCCTCTTCCCGGGAAGCGACT ACATTGACCAGCTGAAGCGCATCATGGAAGTGGTGGGCACACCCAGCCCGGAGGTTCTGGCAAAGATCTCCTCGGAACAC GCCCGGACATACATCCAGTCCTTACCCCCCATGCCCCAGAAGGACCTGAGCAGCATCTTCCACGGAGCCAACCCCCTGG CCATAGACCTCCTAGGAAGGATGCTGGTGCTGGATAGTGACCAGAGGGTCAGTGCGGCAGAGGCGCTGGCCCACGCCTACTTCAGCCAGTACCATGACCCTGAGGATGAGCCAGAGGCCGAGCCGTACGACGAGAGTGTTGAGGCCAAGGAGCGCACCGTGGAGGAGTGGAAGG AGCTCACCTACCAGGAAGTCCTCAGCTTCAAGCCCCCAGAGCCACCGAAGCCGCCTGGCAGCCTGGAGATTGAGCAGTGA